A part of Prolixibacteraceae bacterium genomic DNA contains:
- a CDS encoding Vat family streptogramin A O-acetyltransferase, whose product MIPDKNNKYPLEHYHKLCFLKNIIQNKNIVVGEYTYYDDDEDITNFEKNVKYHFDFIGDKLIIGKFCMIASGVSFIMNGANHKMDGVSAYPFYIFGGDWADSAPAATDTPYKGDTVVGNDVWIGTNVTIMPGIKIGDGAIIASKSVVTKDVAPYAVVGGNPACLIKMRFSEKIVNRLLELKWWNWDIQKITSNIHALTQNISLTDLNNFK is encoded by the coding sequence ATGATACCAGATAAAAACAACAAGTATCCTTTAGAACACTACCATAAGTTATGCTTTCTAAAAAATATCATTCAGAATAAGAATATAGTCGTGGGAGAGTACACCTACTACGATGATGATGAAGATATCACCAATTTCGAGAAGAATGTGAAGTACCACTTTGATTTTATAGGAGACAAACTTATCATAGGCAAGTTCTGTATGATCGCCTCAGGAGTAAGTTTTATTATGAATGGAGCAAACCATAAGATGGATGGAGTCTCTGCATATCCGTTCTATATTTTTGGAGGTGATTGGGCAGATTCAGCACCTGCAGCAACAGACACTCCCTACAAGGGGGATACGGTGGTTGGAAATGATGTATGGATTGGAACCAATGTAACCATTATGCCAGGAATAAAAATAGGCGATGGTGCTATCATTGCATCCAAGAGCGTGGTTACCAAAGATGTTGCGCCATATGCTGTTGTTGGAGGAAACCCTGCATGCCTTATAAAGATGAGGTTTTCAGAAAAGATAGTGAATCGACTATTGGAATTAAAATGGTGGAACTGGGACATTCAAAAGATCACTAGCAACATCCATGCATTGACACAAAATATCAGCCTGACGGATTTAAACAATTTTAAGTAA